The window TGGCCTCAAAGAAAACATGATAAAGAGAGCTTTCTGGCTCGGATCAGAGAGGGCCAGGGAAAGTTCCGGTCTCCCTCTGCTCATTCCACTTGTCAACCTAGGGAAAGATTAGCGCATAGGTCAATAATGATGGTGAAGATtatgaagaaacagagcaaaGACACATAAGAAAGTAACAAACCCATTCTCCAGGGCAGAGAGCGCGGTAGTACTTGGCGAACCTCTCGCAATCAACAGAGTCCTCACCCTTTGCAGTTGTGCACCTACAAagatggtttttgttttttaaacgtTAGAATAGATTGAAGAGCCACTAAGTAACTCAATCAAGCAAGAGTACATGTTGAAACTAGAATAAGAGTTCCACCTGTGGAACTCAATGTAACGGGTGAAGCAGTGTCTTGTCTGGTTTGTTGTAGGGAAGCGGAAATCAGCAGGAGCAGTTTTCAGATCAATCTGACACAAatagaaataacaaaaacaagtAAGACACCGAGACACACTTCCTAGTGACTGACAAAGAGGAAAACGAtaacttcatttttttctttctcttcagcATATTCTATTGCAATAAGATATATATTTCTTCTCAATTAAAAAAACGTCTTCACAATTCAAAGCTTTCATCTCTCTTTGCCTTTTGATTCTTAAATCTAACTCTCGACCATATTGAACACACCACACGCACGCAACCAAACCAAGTAGCTAAGCTAGCTTCCATCAAAATAGAATTACAtacaaataaatgaaataatataaacGATACGTAGTGACCAAATCAGATCTTGAATCGAGGTCGAATTTTCAAAACCAgaatttagatatatttttttccacAATCTCCGGCGGGAAACAAAGctaatatcatttttttatgttgaatAAATATGAAAAGAAGAACGATTACCTCATCCTCCATGGCTGATTCTGAAGAGGAACGATGAGAAGGTTTGGTTGGTTAGGAGAAAGAGGAGACGGAGTCTATTGAAAATGAATGAAGTTTGAAGATGGCCACCATTCTCTCCGGTGACGACTTGGAGAAGCCAAAAGGCCGCGTCCAGTGTTGGGCTTCCATAAATTAATGGGCCTTTGGTTCAAGTTTTTAACCATCCGATGGGTTAAAGTCGGTTTAGTTTAGCCGATTTCATTTTGGTTGTTGGACCTCCTCTTCCAGTCAAGAGAGTTGAGCAGAGAGCATCTCTGACTGCGACTCTGCTTCCTCGTTGAATCCTCAAACTCCCACAATACAATAGATATAATCAGGGTGTTCGCCTTTTAGGAGCCCATGAGTTATCGAGTTCACAACACTGAACACTATTCAGTGTAAATCAAAACACATAGCAAAACAAAAGGACAAAATGACTTTATTCGGAGGCTCCTCAACGATTCAACACTTTTTAGTTTTCAGCTATggaaaccaaaaagaaaaaaaaactgaaagcaAGAGTAATGTTGTTAAAGCATGAGGTACTGAGTCTTGGTCCTGCGCTGCAACACAAAATATCCAAATGTAGAAATGCTTCAAACCTCATCCATGGAGCCAAGTTTCTCTCCATTCCTTTTAGCCTCAATGTTAAAACTTCAATGACAGAAAAATTGCTTCTTCAATTTGTGACTTCAATTTCGTTGTCGCTGTAATCTCCCCAGCACTTGCCTCCTCCTTTCTCTTCAGATATCTCTTGTGCTGTGGTTTTCTCTTCACCTTCTGTCGAGTGTCCATTTTCAGGTGCTTCTTGTGCAATGACTTCTTCATCCTCTGCAGCTTTCttctccttgttgctctctTCTTCACCTCCACTCTTCTCCTCAGCGATTTCAGTAGCCAGTGGTGCAGCTATAGTATGTCCATTCTGAGGCGGTACAGGTATGTTACACGGATATGCACCTTCTGCTACTGGCGACAACGGGTACCCATTCTGTGTTATTTCCGTCCCATTTGGTGATCCCAAATATCCGTTTGGTGACACTGGATAACCATTAGAAACCCATGGTTGACTCGGTATGAACTCAGCCGCGTGAGGGTTCATTATCCTTGGGCCAATGAATTGATTAGCCTCGCCATTGGACTCAGCGATAATGGGGAAGCTTGGTTTGTTGCGAGGAACCCTGTTTCCAGATCGGTTGTAACCACCACCTGAGAGCCTAGGCCCATATGGAACTCGAGCTGTTACAGACTGATGAGGAGTTGACCTCCGGACATGGTTTACAGGAAGCATTGGCGGTATGTTCAATGGGGAGGGAAGGATTCCCACGTGGTCGTTGAATCCTGGCACTGCTATCGACCCAAAAATTGGAATGGTCGTTGGGGTATAGGGCGGTGCAGAGGCAGAGAGCTTCTTGCTCATCTCCTTTTGTGCCTCGCATGCCTCTTGTTTTTCTCCATCTGCAACAACTGATGCCTTTGGGCTTGAGTCTCCATTGGGCAGATCTTCCGTTTCACCATCTACTGCTTTCAGTTCAGTACCAGAGACATCCTTATGTTGCTTCACTCCATTTGAGTCCTCAGCCGTTTGTACACTTTCTGATTTTCCTTGACTTGCATCTGAAACAGCTGTCTCTGTTGGAGATCCTTCTGCTGCTGTCTTTTCAGCCTTGATATCCTCTGGTGAACTCATCGACTCCGATCCACCAACAGCCACCCCTCCTTGTTCTTTGCTATCAGCATTTTTAGCTTCAGTTTCTGAAGCCACATGCTTATTCTCACTAACAACATCCTCAGCCTTAACTTTTTCAGGACCATCTACTGCGACTTTTGCTGCATCCAAAGTCTCTGGAGCAGTCGTTTCTTCTGGCAACTGCTCCGCAACTATTTTCACAATTGTTCCAGGGGGTGCCAGTGCAACTTCCTTATAGGAAAACAGTTTTCCAGCTTGTGGAGTCACAGGACTCACCATCAGAGTTGGCTTGTTGATCTGTTCGGTGGAAGGTGAGCTTGCTAAGGGTGATTTATTGTTAACTGGCTTTTCTCCCACTATATTGGAACTGTTTTGCTTTCTGTTCAAACTTGAGCTCTTCAAAAGCTTCTTCGCGTGCTGGGAAGTAGAACCACCAGCAGAAATTGTAAGCTCATTTGAATTAGTCCTTGGGGATGCGAAGTTAGTGGATTTTCCTCTGCTTTTTGTTGTCTGCTGGGTCACGTTCATGAAGTTTGTGTTCAGCTTTGCCAGGCTGGGACGGGTTCTTCGCCCAGAAGGATGACGATTTTTTGGGACAGCTTCTTGCCATCCTTCGTCAGAGTCATCATCCACTTGTGCCGTGGACTCTAGCTTAACCAGCGTCAGCTGATCTTGAGGTTGCAAATCAAGTTTATCAACCTTTGTTTCTTCAGGTTTTGCATCTGATTTGTTCTCCTTGTCACTTGAGCTCTCCCCAGTGATACTAGTCGGACTCAGAATTTCATCATCTTTCTGATTATCTTCAGACACAGGTCCTGGACTTTGTCCTGGTCTTCCCTTGACCTGAATAAACATTTTCGATCAAAATATCTGTCACAACTTAGTTAATGAGAGCAGTTCAGTAAAAACATGAATTAAGTCAGCAGAAAGCAATTATAACCTTTAGGCGAGCTTTCCTTTGAGCGTCCCTTGCTTTAAGATCAGTATCCGGGGTTATATAATCTAGCAGGTCCGATACACTGTTATTGGGAAGAAAGCTTATGAGTTACATAATCCGGACAAGAGTTTACGCAAGATATAACTTTATACTATTTCTATCTTTTGGTCCCTATGTACAGAATGTAAACGGTGCTAAGAATATATAAAAGGCAAACGTTTTAATACCTGAGATGGCCTTTGCTGGAAATAGAGGCGTCTGGCTTGGGAGTACCATTTCGTGCAGCTTCTTGCTGTTCCAGAGCTTTAGACTCAAAATACTCGAGCCACGCAGCCGCATCCTAAAACAATTCTGGAGCGTAAGAAACTTTGTAAGTGAAACTAAATGTAATTAGTAGCTAATTACGCACCTGTGTCCGAAGATCCTCAGGGCCAAGTTTTGCCTGTAGAATCTGTAGAGTTGTCTGCTCATGCTGGACGCTCAAGGAGTATGCTTCCATCAGAGAAAGAGCAATAGCAATGGCATGGTAGCTTGCAGCAgtctgaaaaaaatatataacagaaGTAGTTCAATTCTCAAGTGCATCGCTTAAGCTTCCACAGTAAAATTTACCATTTAAATGCAAGTCCTTGCAGCAAAACCAACCTGGATATGATCAGCTCCAAGTAGTCTCTGGTTACATTTCAACGCTTCATGAAGGTATCTTAAAGCCACATGGACATTCCCCAAACCTTCTTCCATCATCGCTACATTAATATAAGTGGCAGCAGTATTTGGATGTGACGGTCCACATGTTAGATGCAGAAGGTACAATGCACGGTTGACATATCTACAACAATAATAACATGTTAGCAGCTCGAAACAACTAATTTTTAGGCTTTGGCTTTCGGAAACGCAGAGAGCATACTTTAAAGCTAATTCTGTGTGCTGGAGACGATAATAGAAGACGGCCAGGTCGCCGTAGCTTTTCATTGTGTCTGGATGATCAAGTCCAAGCTCCCTTTCATTTATGTCGAGTGCTTTCTGCTGATAAATGGTAGCCTGAAAAATCAAAACTGGTTAGTTGCATGCAGTAGAGACATTCTTCTGTACAGGAAGTAAATGAACTGAGCGATGACTTGGAGACGATCCCAAATTCTTTCGAAGTGAATACCTGGTTAAAGTCCCCAGTATGGTAAAGCACAACAGCAAGTAGACTATATGCTCCGGCGGTCATTCTATGATATGGGCCGCACACTGCTACAAGCTTCGTCAATGCCTATAGAGTTACCCCAGAATATCAACTCACTTAAAccgtttaaagtaaataaatacatTCAATGAAGAAAGTATCAGAGACAAGCTGAAGGGGTTAAGAATGTCAGAGACAACCAATGCCTATTGATTCTTTCAGTGCATAATCATCCTTGCCCGTTAAAACAAAACTCACTTATTCATATTTACATGGGGTTAAGAATGCCTACTCAGTAAGTCTTATGCTAGTTCTAAATATAAAATTGGTTGATAAGGACAAAAGATGGgcttagaaaataaaaattgtattccATTGATTTCAGTTTGTTCGCAGATGAAGGATTATATAATGAGTAGTGGCAGGAGAGGTCATGCAAAGAAGGGATCAGTGTATTCAGACTAGTCAAGAGCTTCATTACATAGTTCGTATATAACAAGAGGAATGAGAAAGAGATCAGTTATACCTTGGTACCATAACTGACAGCATCCTCTAGTTTTCCTTTATCCAAGGAAGTTTTGGATGACTCCAACAAAGTACGTCCATCAGCGGATGAACATGCAACATGCTGCACAGAAAAGCAGTAACGTTTAGTCACTTAATAGTTTCACTTTTCTATTATGGCTTATTACTGAAATAAGATAGATAAACAATGGTACCTTATATACAGGAACCATACTGATAATATCCAACTTCTTGAATGGACATGATGTGTCCATCTCATAGTCTTTAGGAACAAGCTCCAGTCCAACCTAGTGAAACAACATATGAAAAAGAGAATCTAAGGTTAGAATGTCACAAttggatgaaaaaaaaaaacagattgaCAGTCCCAAACCTTGTGTGACAGTCCCCTAAGAATGGAGAATTTTCTCAATTCCTGGCAACCTTCATGCTTCCAATCCCACCCATATCTCTTGGAAATGAAAGTTTCTACCCAGGTCCACTTTATCTTTTCGTCGTATTCGCTCTCAGTGTCAGACGGTGTTCCCAATAGGACATTTAAGCATGTTGCTATTGAGATGGCTAGATCAGCAGCGTTTTCAACAGCTGCTACAACAGCCTGCAGTATATGCTTGTATGCTCGAACAATCATTTCATGGATACAAAGGGATTGCACATGAGGGAGCTTGTCAGCCAGCTCGACCTAAGatgaaagaagaaaagagtGACTACTAAAGAAACGGGCCACTTTGCTTGTCTAAGCATATTCCTCCAATTTGAAGCAAAGGTACCAAAAACTATAATTGAAATGGTTACCACTCTCCCCAAGGAATGCATCTGTAAGCCTCTGGTGTGCATAAAGTCAGTCAGAGTTCTCCCATCGACGGGTGAGAGTTCAAGAGATCCAAAGTCTGCCACCTGCAATGTATCAATTCGAAGTTTATGAGGAGCTGAGGATTATTACTATAGAGGGAAAAAAAGTCCAAGGAACTGACCAGTTTCGGAAGAGCGGTGTCAGTGTAGTATTTGCGGGACATCTCAATCAGCTCTCTTGGTGACTGCAGGACAAGTTCATGGAGAGAGAGTACACAAGGTAAGATTCATAAAAGCCAACTAGGTAAGTAGACGTCGTCTCTTATTACTATATAATAATGTTATCAGCTGGTGAAACAAACAAACCTTGAGATGAAAACCAGTTTCTGATTCTTTAAGACGCTGATATGCAGCTTCTGTCACTAATTCTTTCCACATCTTTTCCATCTCCTCATTTTGTTTCTCGAGTTCCTTCTGATCCTCAGTTTCTGATTTATTGTCATTGTCAACGGTATTAGCAAGGGCATCCTTGCCCTGTTCAGACTTGTTAGCTTTCACATCAATCTTCTTTTTAATCTCCTTTAGAAGTCCACCTTGCTTTCCAAGACCCTTAACAGGTGGTTCAGGCTTAGCATCTTCAGTGTTCTTAGAATCAGTTTTGTTTGAAGCTTGATTTTGCAGATGTTGCACCCAACAAGCTCCTAATTCCCACCTTATAGGCTTGGTATTCCTTGAGGGCTCAGCTTCCAATTTCTGCAGACTGTCCTCAAATACTTTCCTCACAAGGGACTTAACCACACGTATTTGTTCTGAGTCTGCATTTGGTGATCTCTGAGCTATGCTGGAAGGAGTTGACGACTTGTGTAACAGAGTCCTCAAGCTgaaatgaatattcagaaaacgATTGCTAAATACCATATATTTCCCAATTCACATATAGTATGCCAAAATGTCAATTATGCCAAGAGAAATGCAAATATGAGATGCCTTTGTTGCTCGAAACTTTACACAACCATGAGGAATTAGTAAGACTAACGCATATACAACACAAGatgatttttacctatttacATTCAGTGCATTTGCACCTCCATCTGATTGGTCTTCAATGTCTATATCCAGTGGGAGACTGCCCACATCCAAGTTAAATTCAGCAGCAACCTTCACAATAGCTGTGAAACCACAATGTCTGACAACCACCACACCCAAGGTCGATGTATCCTGTAtgattgaataaatctcagTAACAAATCCAGCAAGaggaaactaagaaaattaGCACAAGCTATAACAAAATTACATGAACCGTCGCACTCTCATCAGCAGTGATCCCTTTAAGCAAATTTCTCTGAGCAAGTTCTTCCTGAGAGATCTCTAGAACCCGAGTCCCATCACTCTTTCGGTCTAGCTTGGAACTGGCATCAGGGTCATCTCTAGCCACCCTTATGACCAAATCACCTACTCTTTGTTCATGGAAAGCCAACGCAGGCGAGAGTTGATTACTCTCTACTAAATTCTTTATTATCTCCACCGCTTTGAAAACAGAAACGTCGACGAATAGACTGTGGAGTAGAAAGGCCTTCCTATCTCGAACCTGTCTCTCTTCAGATGTTTTACAAGGCATGGCTGCCAAAATCGCAAACTCCTTGGCCCACTTTCTCTTGTCATGCTTACCAGACCGGCCAACCCCACCGCCATCTCCCCCCCATGTCACATCCTCCACTGGAAGTGAAGGAAAAGTAGATGGGCTATCTGCAACAACCGGAGGAACTACCCAAGTGTTTGCCCGGAAACCATAAGGAAGGTTGGCAAACTGAAACAGAACAACAAATTATTATACTATGAAGCATCTTAATCAACATAACATACAGAAGTAGCTTTTACGTACTTTATTATGCTCAATGAAAGCTTTCATAAGAGCGTCATAAGCCTGCAGACACAATCACAACCACACCAGAGATCAGAAAACACAACTGAAAAGATAAAAAGGTAAAACCTTTTATCATCAATTGAAACTTACAGCATCAAAAGGCCTGCTTATCTGTTGCAGCAGCTCAACTAAAGAATGACACAGAAGCTGCTGTTTCCCAGCTGGGTAAAAACCTGTTCTTGACGCAACAACCGTGATCGGCTTCCCACTTGAAACTTTAACCTGCAAACAGTGAATCAAATCAGTCTCTACAGTTTCTCTCAAAAAGCAAACAAATAAGAAAGAGTGTCCTTACATCGATTTGAAAGAGATCATCTAATCCTTTATCTTCAATTGATGGACGAACAGACCTCCTGATATCTAGAATATTCAAGAAACGTGAATCAGTAAGCCAGATCAGGCAATGAAGTAGCGAGAAGGAAACTCACATTGGATCGGTGGAGTCAAGTGGGAAAAGGAGAAGAATTCGTAAAACTGCCCGAGACGAGTCGGTGGGCACATGTTGATTTCACCCTTGTCTCCGCCTTCCGCAGCTTGAGAAGCCTCGCATCCCCCGCCGCCGTTGCCGACGACGAGTTTCTTCTCTGATTCCTTGAGCTTAGGGCTGAGAACGGAATCTGAATCGCCGGCATCCTTGTTTCCAGATTCCTTGGGAGACGTGCGAGGTACGGGCGGTTTCGACGAACCGAAGGCGGTGGTGCAGGCGATGATGTCGAGGAGCCGCCGTATGTGCGCGGTGGCTTGCTCCTCCGTATAGTCCTCTGCGATttcaaaaataagattttttattgATAATCTGCTGTGGGTAACCCTACGGTAGTAAACTACAAGAGCCGTTAGATTAAGAGTATAACCTTCGACGATGGTGAGGTGGCAGGGCTTGAGCGATACGATGTCAACGGAGTCCTTGAGCCTAGTGCCACGCACCTGCATCAGAAGAAAATATTGCTTCTTTTGTTAGGCGGCAAATGTCAGAAACAGAGCTAAAAACGTCGCTGTTTTGGGCCTACGCAATACCTATGCTGGGCCCATTAGCAAATATtgaaagaaaatgtttttttaatcaaacttTTGTAACGCCATTAACACAAAATCATCATCGAATATCATAAATGCATGAAGAGGAAAcctggtgagagagagagaagttggTGAAGTGGCATGTCTGAACATGGACCGCCAAGAGCTTCCTCACATCTAAGATTCTGTCCGTGGAGATTCCCTTTCACCAATAACATCGTCAACTTGTGAGAATTGTATTCACtggttttttaaaattaaacattatCTTATATCAAATGTTAGTGTAAGGCTCAAAACCTTGAGAGTCACTTGGGATTCATCTGGTGTTTCAATACTTATCTCTATGACAGTGGGCAACACTGCACAACCAGCACcacaattttaaatattttgttatagaGGAAAAGAAAGCAAAAATTGATTTGAATAACAATGAGAACCtttctcttccttcttcttcttatctcCTTTGCTCTTGTGTGGCTTTGTTTTCCCAGCTTTAGGAGCCATTACCAATGGACACAATAC of the Brassica rapa cultivar Chiifu-401-42 chromosome A03, CAAS_Brap_v3.01, whole genome shotgun sequence genome contains:
- the LOC103861803 gene encoding cytochrome c oxidase subunit 6b-3, which translates into the protein MEDEIDLKTAPADFRFPTTNQTRHCFTRYIEFHRCTTAKGEDSVDCERFAKYYRALCPGEWVDKWNEQRETGTFPGPL
- the LOC103861804 gene encoding protein TSS, whose translation is MAPKAGKTKPHKSKGDKKKKEEKVLPTVIEISIETPDESQVTLKGISTDRILDVRKLLAVHVQTCHFTNFSLSHQVRGTRLKDSVDIVSLKPCHLTIVEEDYTEEQATAHIRRLLDIIACTTAFGSSKPPVPRTSPKESGNKDAGDSDSVLSPKLKESEKKLVVGNGGGGCEASQAAEGGDKGEINMCPPTRLGQFYEFFSFSHLTPPIQYIRRSVRPSIEDKGLDDLFQIDVKVSSGKPITVVASRTGFYPAGKQQLLCHSLVELLQQISRPFDAAYDALMKAFIEHNKFANLPYGFRANTWVVPPVVADSPSTFPSLPVEDVTWGGDGGGVGRSGKHDKRKWAKEFAILAAMPCKTSEERQVRDRKAFLLHSLFVDVSVFKAVEIIKNLVESNQLSPALAFHEQRVGDLVIRVARDDPDASSKLDRKSDGTRVLEISQEELAQRNLLKGITADESATVHDTSTLGVVVVRHCGFTAIVKVAAEFNLDVGSLPLDIDIEDQSDGGANALNVNSLRTLLHKSSTPSSIAQRSPNADSEQIRVVKSLVRKVFEDSLQKLEAEPSRNTKPIRWELGACWVQHLQNQASNKTDSKNTEDAKPEPPVKGLGKQGGLLKEIKKKIDVKANKSEQGKDALANTVDNDNKSETEDQKELEKQNEEMEKMWKELVTEAAYQRLKESETGFHLKSPRELIEMSRKYYTDTALPKLVADFGSLELSPVDGRTLTDFMHTRGLQMHSLGRVVELADKLPHVQSLCIHEMIVRAYKHILQAVVAAVENAADLAISIATCLNVLLGTPSDTESEYDEKIKWTWVETFISKRYGWDWKHEGCQELRKFSILRGLSHKVGLELVPKDYEMDTSCPFKKLDIISMVPVYKHVACSSADGRTLLESSKTSLDKGKLEDAVSYGTKALTKLVAVCGPYHRMTAGAYSLLAVVLYHTGDFNQATIYQQKALDINERELGLDHPDTMKSYGDLAVFYYRLQHTELALKYVNRALYLLHLTCGPSHPNTAATYINVAMMEEGLGNVHVALRYLHEALKCNQRLLGADHIQTAASYHAIAIALSLMEAYSLSVQHEQTTLQILQAKLGPEDLRTQDAAAWLEYFESKALEQQEAARNGTPKPDASISSKGHLSVSDLLDYITPDTDLKARDAQRKARLKVKGRPGQSPGPVSEDNQKDDEILSPTSITGESSSDKENKSDAKPEETKVDKLDLQPQDQLTLVKLESTAQVDDDSDEGWQEAVPKNRHPSGRRTRPSLAKLNTNFMNVTQQTTKSRGKSTNFASPRTNSNELTISAGGSTSQHAKKLLKSSSLNRKQNSSNIVGEKPVNNKSPLASSPSTEQINKPTLMVSPVTPQAGKLFSYKEVALAPPGTIVKIVAEQLPEETTAPETLDAAKVAVDGPEKVKAEDVVSENKHVASETEAKNADSKEQGGVAVGGSESMSSPEDIKAEKTAAEGSPTETAVSDASQGKSESVQTAEDSNGVKQHKDVSGTELKAVDGETEDLPNGDSSPKASVVADGEKQEACEAQKEMSKKLSASAPPYTPTTIPIFGSIAVPGFNDHVGILPSPLNIPPMLPVNHVRRSTPHQSVTARVPYGPRLSGGGYNRSGNRVPRNKPSFPIIAESNGEANQFIGPRIMNPHAAEFIPSQPWVSNGYPVSPNGYLGSPNGTEITQNGYPLSPVAEGAYPCNIPVPPQNGHTIAAPLATEIAEEKSGGEEESNKEKKAAEDEEVIAQEAPENGHSTEGEEKTTAQEISEEKGGGKCWGDYSDNEIEVTN